The sequence GTTGCTCATGACTGCTGACGACGGGACTCATGGCCGCGAGCCGTGGGCCATTCCCGTTCCCTCGGCGGACCGCATCGCGCCTGTCCTCGTCTGCCCGGCGGCCACCGAAGCCCAGGCGAGCGAGCCGTCCGGCATCGAGGTGAGCTATGCGTCCGCCACCGCCACCGATGAGCAGGGCATGGCGTCGGTGGAGTACAGCCACCCTTCGGGCTCGCGCTTCCCCGTGGGGACCACGGTGGTGACCGTTACGGCCACAGATAAGGCGGGCAACCGTCAGCAGTGCACCTTCGAGGTGCGCGTCGCCGCGCCGTCCATTCCGCCGGACACCGCCGAGGGCTGCTCGTGCCGTGCGGGTTCGGACTCGGGTACGATGGGCTCGGGACTGGTCTGGGGGCTGCTCATGCTCGTGGCCTCGCTGGGAGCGCGGCTGCACCGCGGTTGAGTTGGGGGCTGTGCTGGAGCGCTCCCGGGAGGGAGAGACCCGGGAGCGCTCCGTCGAGCAGTATGATTATTACTCGGGCGCCGTGAAGCGGAAGGTGAAGACATATTTCACTTACACCGGCTTCCCCTGAAACATCACCGGTGTGTAGCGCGAAGCCTCGAGGGCCTTCACCACGGTCTCGTTCATGGGCTCCAGGCCCTTGATGACCCGGCAGTCGCGCATCTGGCCCTCTCGGGTGATGACGCACTTCACGAGCATCAGGCCGTGCACGCGGGTAGCGATGGCCTCGGGTGTGAGCTGGACGGGTGGGCCGTCCACCTTCACGGGCTTCGTCATGGACTCGTGGGGGAAGTCGTGGAGTGTGTCGATGGGGAAGGGGAGGGGGCGCCCGGGCGGTCTTCGTCCGTTGTAGCGCCCGGCTCACCTGCATCAGGAGGGGCCATCGCGGGCAGTGTGGTGAGCAGGAGCATGAGGCACGTGATGGACATCCACGTCCCCGGGTGAGGAGGTCCCATCCGCTCTCGCTCGCGGCGCGACTGGAGCATGCACGTCAACCTACGAGGCCGCAGGCGTGTCTGGGTTGGGGCCCAATCACTGCAGCGTCATGGTTGTGTCAGGCCGACCGCCCACCGGGGAGAATAAATGGTCCCTGGTCGTCTCCCGGGA comes from Pyxidicoccus parkwaysis and encodes:
- a CDS encoding energy transducer TonB, with the protein product MTKPVKVDGPPVQLTPEAIATRVHGLMLVKCVITREGQMRDCRVIKGLEPMNETVVKALEASRYTPVMFQGKPV